In a single window of the Carassius gibelio isolate Cgi1373 ecotype wild population from Czech Republic chromosome A12, carGib1.2-hapl.c, whole genome shotgun sequence genome:
- the LOC128025190 gene encoding histone acetyltransferase p300 isoform X7 — MAENVLDSGPPSAKRPKLSSPGLSASVSDGNDFCSLFDLEHDLPDELISSSELSLANGGDLGQLHGNLGSGGGAIGGAVSSGQDAAAKHKQLSELLRHGSASAAQQQSAMGSPPGASMGLFGNMKASPGTQGMGPQGQQRLSPQQATLMQQQQMAGMVGNMNRNMLGHQKGNGQQQAGGPVPQQQNMLGAQMMNGSPRMGHHNPGMGSSSSNLLAEALQQHQTVGGQGGLRAQQPGAMNKMGMNAGSGPYGGPYGQSASQGLGVAGLAPQLQNKPGLPNSAAQFNLDKKPVQGMPGMQASQPSPVSAAGGAGVAGMVPNAQGTLGPGSAPSAVSATAVGGVPPAADLEKRKLIQQQLVLLLHAHKCQRREQANGEVRQCSLPHCRTMKNVLNHMTHCQAGKSCQVAHCASSRQIISHWKNCTRHDCPVCLPLKNAGDKRNQQTLLSSGGVGLSSSMGNVTGGPPSAPHLSTPGQIDPSSIERAYAALGLTYQGNQAPPQPVPQTQRAMNTMGANPMGVNGAVGGQSQNQQSNLLQETMLHLNMSSQSLMNDNAVGGVGSMPLANPAASGGMRKNWHEDITQDLRNHLVHKLVQAIFPTPDPAALKDQRMENLVAYARKVEGDMYDSANSRAEYYHLLAEKIYKIQKELEEKRRTRLQKQGMMPTQPGMSPTGLQQGPTGIGQTGSPTGLPSNGPLSDPSVVRPIGQNQMFNRMQNATGMNQFGNHMGMQSMSQRSTPPLPNSTPLNQGSMGSVRMPQPNVAQMQNQYMQTGPFQGSNPVLGAGSVDMAHPGNISPVTQQEQMPTLSSLPMGSPLAQPGSVGGAGSGSSVGSLGPNSMSRVPPSSTTTQSINLPQCSPFHRNSPSPAHSRTPTPTPGSQTPQPHTPNLPQLATSGSQQQLPLSASSDNAMQPQQQSLGGTPPPVSHSGLSTPNASQHPRTPLSHKGSVPVDDQAATPASVSSADTSFQQGPSDSTDTLEPKMEVKQKVEEDEDEEGMAGGKTGKQEDIKSEEKPEIKKEEPGDGVPMETNSTATGLDKKPEIKTEPKEEEGSGSTANHSSPSGVPNKKKIFKPEELRQALMPTLESLYRQDPESLPFRQPVNPSLLGIPDYFDIVKNPMDLSTIKRKLDTGQYQEPWQYVDDIWLMFNNAWLYNRKTSRVYKCCSKLAEVFEQEIDPVMQSLGYCCGRKYEFSPQTLCCYGKQLCTIPRDAAYFSYQNRYHFCEKCFNEIQGESVSLGDDPSQPQTSINKDQFEKKKNDMLDPELFVECKDCGRKMHQICVLHHDTIWPSGFVCEGCLKKSNKTRKENKYASKRLPHTKLSIYLETRVNDFLKRHNHPESGEVTIRVVHVSDKVVEVKPGMKSRFVDSGEMAESFPYRTKALFAFEEVDGVDVCFFGMHVQEYGSDCPPPNQRRVYISYLDSVHFFQPRSLRTSVYHEIILGYLDYAKKQGFTTGHIWACPPSEGDDYIFHCHPPDQKIPKPKRLQEWYKKMLDRAVAERIVHDYKDIFKQATEDRLTSAKELPYFEGDFWPNVLEESIKELEQEEEERKREENSTSNEIVDTIKGDSKNAKKKNNKKTSKNKSSLSRANKKKPGMPNVANDLSQKLYATMEKHKEVFFVIRLIAAPNSNSLLPIVDLDPLMACDLMDGRDAFLTLARDKHLEFSSMRRSKWSTMCMLVELHNQSQDRFVYTCNECKHHVETRFHCTVCEDYDLCITCYNTKGHEHKMEKLGLGLDDESNNQTPSSTQNPGDSRRLSIQRCIQSLVHACQCRNANCSLSSCQKMKRVIQHTKGCKRKTNGGCPICKQLIALCCYHAKHCQENKCPVPFCLNIKQKLRQQQLQHRLQQAQMVRRRMASMQRTGQQLPGGNGGLPSPGNGSNTGPSTPTPSTQPPTPQTPTQQYQTPVTQPGVGGVPSQQQQQLAGIAHQYQQMTGSGGMMNSPQQTMIQQQQQQLTSVQHLQHANNLPPYVQRPPGSSPLSQSMGKPGMVPGSFPQQQQSNLQPVMHQPQHQLPGPPPAAVEIALKIQRVAETQRQMAQQKILQRNQAPGMMPPHGLHQGPQTQSQMGMNLPGSTMVGPQGMPPQTQAAVAQTHMDQQQGMITAGMQQQTGPQAQLPQVQLQQGQQGAPQLQVPPQQQWTGPGMPPQQRPGVMNQMGLQGMVAPQQQQQQTLGQQQQQGHSGVMGMISGQGGAAPVGAGPGNQSQAAIQDLLRTLRLPSSPHQQQQVLNILRSNPQLMATFIRQRVPRYLGRGGPGTGGVGVTGGPGGGPGIIDGQQINVNAGTVQGGMHMAQGTSMNQLQQHQLQQRSMMGGSLQQQQQMAALQQQQQQLQQQQQQQQLQQQQQQQQLQQQQQQQQQQQQQQLQLQQQQQQQQQQQQQQQQQQQQQQQQQQQQQQSVIPNQGANISNISPQFREIMRQHLLQQQQQQQQQQHMENNAQFQHQPPHQQGYLGQSGIPSQQPGQPQPGGLQQQQGGTQPGTQQSYSGSVSHQQVAAALQQRLQLQQRLQQQQQQQQQQQQQQQQQQQQQQQQQQQQQQQQQQQQSAMAGLQSADVGAGGGGLLQHQQMQSAQISSQPQAMRQQALQQRLLQQQSRLGAGSPAQHNPMSPQQPQQQMSQSPHLQGQQLPNSLSNQVRSPQPSPRPNSQPPNSSPSPRLQQHHPSPHHNSSQTQTGSPHPGHLPQHHGGMVAPPQQQPQASQQQQQANAMDQGPFGGDQNAMLSQLAGMGALHGQGTNDMLTNNQDMNHSLGLM, encoded by the exons ATGGCCGAGAACGTTCTGGATTCTGGCCCGCCTTCAGCGAAGAGGCCTAAACTGTCTTCCCCGGGTCTCTCTGCCTCAGTCAGCGATGGAAacg ATTTTTGCTCACTTTTTGACCTGGAGCATGACCTTCCAGATGAGCTGATCAGTTCCTCTGAGCTGAGCCTAGCAAATGGAGGGGACCTCGGCCAGTTGCATGGCAATTTGGGTAGTGGGGGCGGAGCCATTGGAGGAGCAGTGTCCAGTGGCCAGGATGCAGCGGCCAAACACAAGCAGCTCTCTGAACTCCTCCGGCATGGATCCGCATCTGCAGCACAGCAGCAGAGTGCGATGGGTAGCCCACCAGGAGCCTCGATGGGGCTTTTCGGGAATATGAAGGCTTCACCAGGTACTCAGGGCATGGGCCCGCAAGGACAGCAACGTCTTTCCCCGCAACAGGCCACGCTTATGCAACAGCAGCAAATGGCAGGGATGGTGGGCAACATGAACAGGAATATGCTCGGACATCAGAAAGGCAACGGTCAGCAGCAAGCAGGAGGGCCTGTGCCTCAGCAGCAAAACATGCTGGGAGCGCAGATGATGAACGGATCGCCCAGGATGGGACATCACAACCCAGGCATGGGCAGCAGCAGTAGTAACCTGTTAGCAGAGGCTCTTCAGCAGCACCAGACAGTAGGAGGTCAGGGTGGACTGAGGGCACAGCAGCCTGGAGCAATGAACAAG ATGGGGATGAATGCAGGTTCAGGCCCCTATGGTGGCCCGTATGGTCAGTCTGCCAGTCAGGGTCTGGGTGTTGCAGGGCTGGCCCCTCAGCTCCAGAACAAACCAGGTCTCCCCAACAGTGCGGCCCAGTTTAACCTCGACAAGAAGCCTGTGCAGGGCATGCCTGGCATG CAGGCTTCCCAGCCTTCCCCAGTGAGTGCTGCTGGAGGCGCAGGAGTGGCCGGCATGGTGCCTAACGCCCAGGGAACTCTCGGGCCCGGATCAGCTCCATCAGCTGTGTCTGCAACAGCAGTGGGAGGAGTTCCTCCAGCTGCGGACCTGGAAAAGCGCAAACTCATACAGCAGCAGCTGGTGCTTTTGCTCCATGCCCACAAGTGTCAGCGGAGGGAGCAGGCCAACGGGGAAGTAAGGCAGTGTAGCCTGCCCCACTGTCGCACCATGAAGAACGTCCTCAACCACATGACGCACTGCCAGGCTGGCAAATCGTGCCAAG TGGCGCACTGTGCCTCATCCAGACAGATAATCTCTCACTGGAAGAACTGCACGCGGCATGACTGTCCAGTCTGCCTCCCGCTGAAAAACGCAGGAGACAAGAGGAATCagcaga ctCTTCTAAGCTCCGGTGGTGTGGGGTTAAGTTCTTCTATGGGTAATGTAACTGGTGGTCCACCCAGTGCCCCCCATCTCAGTACCCCGGGCCAGATAGACCCCAGTTCCATTGAGAGGGCATACGCAGCCCTAGGCCTCACATACCAGGGAAACCAGGCTCCCCCTCAGCCTGTCCCGCAAACACAACGGGCAATGAACACAATGG GAGCAAATCCCATGGGAGTAAACGGAGCAGTGGGTGGTCAGTCTCAGAATCAGCAATCTAACCTTCTCCAGGAAACCATGTTGCATCTGAATATGAGCTCGCAGAG TCTGATGAATGACAATGCTGTGGGTGGTGTGGGGTCGATGCCTCTGGCCAACCCAGCAGCCAGTGGTGGCATGAGGAAGAACTGGCATGAGGACATCACCCAGGATCTACGCAACCACCTGGTGCACAAACT AGTCCAGGCCATTTTTCCCACTCCAGATCCTGCTGCACTGAAGGACCAGCGGATGGAGAATCTAGTGGCCTATGCGCGTAAAGTTGAAGGGGATATGTATGATTCTGCTAACAGCAGG GCCGAGTATTATCACCTGCTGGCGGAGAAGATTTATAAAATCCAGAAGGAACTGGAAGAGAAGCGAAGGACACGGTTACAGAAGCAGGGCATGATGCCTACACAGCCTGGTATGTCCCCCACTGGGCTGCAGCAAGGGCCCACTGGGATTGGTCAGACAGGGTCACCCACTGGACTGCCTTCTA ATGGCCCTCTCTCGGATCCTTCAGTGGTGCGGCCTATTGGTCAAAACCAGATGTTTAACAGGATGCAGAATGCTACTG GCATGAACCAATTTGGGAACCATATGGGAATGCAGTCCATGAGCCAGAGATCTACACCACCTCTTCCAAACAGCACACCTCTTAACCAG GGAAGCATGGGGAGTGTGAGGATGCCTCAACCGAATGTTGCGCAGATGCAAAATCAGTACATGCAAACTGGACCATTTCAAGGTTCAAATCCTGTTCTTGGGGCTGGATCTGTTGATATGGCACACCCAGGAAATATCAGCCCTGTCACTCAA CAGGAGCAAATGCCTACTTTATCATCTTTACCAATGGGCAGTCCTTTAGCCCAGCCGGGGTCTGTTGGAGGGGCAGGCAGCGGGTCCTCAGTCGGCTCTCTGGGTCCCAACAGCATGAGTCGGGTTCCTCCATCGTCCACCACAACGCAGTCAATCAACCTCCCCCAATGCTCACCCTTCCACCGGAATTCTCCTTCCCCAGCTCATAGCcgcacacccacacccacaccggGCTCCCAGACACCCCAGCCTCACACACCCAACCTACCCCAGTTAGCCACGAGCGGCAGTCAGCAGCAGTTACCTCTGTCTGCCAGTTCTGACAATGCCATGCAGCCTCAGCAGCAGTCATTAGGAGGGACTCCTCCTCCTGTGTCTCATAGTGGCCTCTCTACGCCAAATGCCAGCCAGCATCCCCGCACTCCA TTGTCTCATAAGGGTTCTGTACCAGTGGATGACCAGGCAGCTACCCCTGCCTCCGTCAGCAGTGCAGACACATCATTTCAGCAGGGTCCTTCAGACTCCACAGACACCCTTGAGCCTAAGATGGAGGTCAAGCAGAAAGTAgaagaggatgaggatgaagaagGCATGGCCGGAGGTAAAACTGGAAAACAAGAAGATATTAAATCTGAGGAAAAGCCTGAG ATAAAGAAAGAGGAGCCGGGTGATGGTGTGCCAATGGAGACTAATTCCACTGCAACTGGGTTGGACAAAAAGCCAGAGATAAAGACTGAGCCTAAAGAAGAGGAGGGTTCAGGGTCTACCGCAAACCACAGTTCACCTTCTGGAGTCCCTAACAAAAAGAAAA TTTTTAAGCCAGAGGAGCTGAGGCAGGCCCTGATGCCCACACTGGAGTCTCTTTACCGCCAAGACCCTGAGTCTCTGCCTTTCCGCCAGCCTGTGAACCCTTCACTTCTTGGAATACCA GACTATTTTGACATCGTGAAGAATCCCATGGACTTGTCTACTATCAAACGGAAGCTCGACACGGGCCAGTACCAAGAACCATGGCAGTATGTGGATGACATCTGGCTCATGTTCAACAACGCCTGGCTGTACAACCGCAAGACATCACGTGTCTACAAGTGCTGCTCCAAGCTGGCGGAGGTGTTTGAGCAGGAGATCGACCCGGTCATGCAGAGCCTTGGCTACTGTTGTGGGAGGAAG TATGAGTTTTCTCCCCAAACGCTGTGCTGCTATGGGAAGCAGCTATGCACTATACCACGAGATGCTGCTTACTTTAGTTATCAGAACAG GTATCACTTCTGTGAAAAGTGTTTCAATGAGATCCAGGGAGAGAGTGTGTCTTTGGGAGATGACCCATCCCAACCTCAAAC ATCGATCAACAAGGATCAGTTTGAAAAGAAGAAAAACGACATGCTCGACCCTGAGCT ATTTGTGGAATGTAAGGATTGTGGTCGTAAGATGCATCAGATCTGTGTTTTGCACCATGACACTATTTGGCCATCAGG CTTTGTGTGTGAAGGCTGTTTGAAGAAGTCCAACAAGACccgtaaagaaaataaatatgcttCAAAAA GGCTTCCACATACCAAACTAAGCATCTACTTGGAAACGCGGGTTAATGACTTTCTGAAGCGACATAATCACCCAGAATCTGGTGAAGTCACTATTCGTGTTGTTCATGTCTCAGACAAAGTGGTGGAAGTCAAACCAGGCATGAAATCTAG GTTTGTGGATAGTGGAGAGATGGCAGAGTCTTTCCCTTACCGAACGAAAGCTTTATTTGCATTTGAGGAGGTTGATGGTGTCGATGTCTGTTTTTTTGGTATGCACGTGCAAGAGTATGGCTCAGATTGTCCACCCCCTAATCAAAG ACGGGTTTACATATCCTACCTGGACAGTGTCCACTTCTTTCAGCCACGCAGTCTGAGAACAAGTGTGTACCATGAGATTATTTTAGGATATCTGGACTATGCCAAAAAACAAGG TTTTACCACAGGTCACATCTGGGCCTGCCCTCCTAGTGAAGGAGATGATTACATCTTCCACTGTCACCCTCCAGACCAGAAGATACCCAAGCCGAAGCGGCTGCAGGAGTGGTATAAGAAGATGCTAGATAGAGCTGTAGCAGAGCGCATTGTCCATGACTACAAG gacatCTTCAAACAGGCAACAGAGGATCGTCTCACTAGCGCCAAAGAACTGCCATATTTTGAGGGTGATTTCTGGCCCAATGTGCTTGAAGAGAGCATCAAAGAGCTAGAGCAAGAAGAGGAGGAAAGGAAGAGGGAGGAGAACAGCACATCCAATGAGATTGTTGAT ACAATAAAAGGTGACAGCAAAAATGCCAAGAAAAAGAACAACAAGAAGACAAGCAAGAACAAGAGCAGTTTAAGTCGAGCCAACAAAAAGAAGCCTGGGATGCCAAATGTGGCCAATGACCTTTCACAGAAACTCTATGCCACAATGGAAAAGCACAAAGAG GTGTTCTTTGTTATCCGACTGATTGCGGCTCCCAATTCCAATTCTCTCCTGCCCATTGTTGACCTGGATCCTTTGATGGCATGTGATTTGATGGATGGTCGTGATGCCTTCTTAACACTTGCACGGGATAAGCACCTGGAATTTTCTTCTATGCGGCGCTCCAAATGGAGCACCATGTGCATGCTGGTGGAACTGCACAATCAGAGCCAGGACCGCTTTGTCTATACCTGCAATGAGTGCAAGCACCATGTTGAAACTCGCTTCCATTGCACTGTTTGTGAG GACTATGATCTCTGCATCACTTGTTACAATACAAAAGGTCACGAGCACAAGATGGAAAAACTGGGCTTGGGGTTGGATGATGAAAGCAACAACCAAACTCCTTCCTCAACACAGAATCCTGGAGACTCACGGCGTCTCAGTATTCAGAGGTGCATCCAGTCTTTGGTGCATGCCTGCCAGTGCCGCAATGCCAACTGCTCACTTTCATCTTGCCAGAAAATGAAACGTGTAATTCAACATACCAAAGGCTGCAAGCGTAAGACCAATGGTGGTTGTCCTATCTGCAAGCAGCTCATCGCACTTTGTTGTTACCATGCAAAACACTGCCAAGAGAACAAGTGCCCTGTGCCATTCTGCCTCAACATCAAGCAGAAACTGCGGCAACAACAGCTCCAGCACAGGCTACAGCAGGCCCAGATGGTGCGTAGAAGAATGGCCAGCATGCAAAGGACAGGCCAGCAGCTTCCAGGAGGCAATGGTGGGTTGCCATCTCCTGGAAACGGTAGTAATACTGGtccaagcacaccaacaccaagCACTCAGCCGCCTACCCCACAAACGCCCACTCAGCAATACCAGACTCCAGTAACTCAACCTGGCGTTGGAGGTGTTCCATCACAACAGCAACAGCAGTTGGCAGGGATAGCCCATCAATACCAGCAAATGACTGGAAGTGGTGGGATGATGAACTCCCCACAGCAGACCATGatccaacagcagcagcaacagctgACATCAGTTCAGCATCTTCAGCATGCCAACAACCTTCCTCCATATGTGCAAAGACCTCCAGGCTCCTCTCCACTTTCTCAATCAATGGGAAAGCCAGGCATGGTGCCAGGCAGCTTCCCGCAACAGCAACAGTCGAACCTGCAGCCTGTGATGCATCAGCCACAGCATCAGCTACCTGGCCCCCCACCTGCTGCTGTAGAAATTGCCTTGAAGATTCAACGAGTCGCAGAGACTCAACGGCAAATGGCTCAGCAAAAGATCCTGCAAAGAAACCAGGCTCCTGGAATGATGCCTCCACATGGTCTTCATCAGGGTCCCCAAACTCAAAGCCAGATGGGCATGAACCTTCCTGGATCTACAATGGTTGGGCCTCAGGGAATGCCACCCCAGACACAAGCAGCTGTGGCCCAAACTcacatggatcagcagcagggaATGATTACAGCAGGCATGCAGCAGCAGACAGGACCTCAGGCTCAGCTCCCTCAAGTCCAGTTACAGCAGGGCCAGCAAGGAGCACCCCAACTTCAGGTACCTCCACAGCAGCAGTGGACTGGTCCTGGCATGCCTCCTCAGCAGAGACCTGGGGTAATGAACCAAATGGGTCTGCAAGGAATGGTTGCAcctcaacaacaacagcagcagacaCTTGGTCAACAGCAGCAGCAAGGGCATTCTGGTGTAATGGGAATGATAagtggccaaggaggggctgcaCCTGTAGGTGCTGGCCCTGGAAATCAATCTCAGGCTGCCATACAGGACCTCCTAAGAACCTTAAGGTTACCTAGCTCTCCCCATCAACAACAGCAAGTCCTGAATATACTACGTTCAAACCCTCAGCTCATGGCCACCTTTATCAGGCAACGCGTTCCTAGGTACCTTGGTCGAGGCGGACCTGGAACAGGAGGTGTGGGTGTTACAGGAGGACCTGGTGGAGGTCCAGGAATCATTGATGGCCAGCAAATTAATGTAAATGCTGGGACAGTTCAAGGAGGTATGCATATGGCACAAGGAACTAGCATGAATCAACTTCAGCAGCACCAACTTCAGCAGCGGTCTATGATGGGTGGGAGTttgcaacaacagcaacaaatggcagcattacaacaacagcagcagcagctacaacaacagcagcagcagcaacagctacaacaacagcagcagcagcaacaactacagcagcagcagcagcaacaacaacagcagcagcagcagcagctacaactacagcagcagcagcaacagcagcagcagcaacaacaacaacagcagcagcagcagcagcaacaacaacaacaacaacaacagcagcagcaaagtGTTATACCCAATCAGGGTGCCAACATATCTAACATCTCCCCCCAGTTCAGAGAAATAATGAGGCAGCATTTgctgcaacagcagcagcaacagcagcagcagcaacatatggaaaataATGCTCAGTTCCAACATCAACCACCCCATCAGCAGGGTTATCTTGGCCAATCCGGAATTCCCTCACAGCAGCCTGGCCAACCTCAGCCTGGCGGTCTCCAGCAGCAACAGGGAGGTACTCAGCCTGGGACCCAACAAAGCTACTCTGGGTCTGTGTCCCATCAGCAGGTTGCAGCAGCTCTGCAACAAAGGTTGCAGCTTCAGCAAAGgttgcagcagcagcaacaacagcagcagcagcagcaacaacaacagcagcagcagcagcagcaacaacaacagcagcagcagcaacaacaacagcagcaacaacagcagcaaaGTGCTATGGCAGGACTCCAAAGTGCTGATGTAGGTGCTGGAGGTGGTGGTCTCCTCCAGCACCAACAGATGCAATCGGCTCAGATAAGTTCACAACCTCAAGCCATGCGTCAGCAAGCTTTGCAGCAACGGCTTCTCCAGCAACAGTCACGTTTAGGAGCAGGATCTCCTGCTCAACACAATCCCATGAGTCCACAGCAGCCCCAGCAACAGATGTCCCAGTCTCCCCATTTGCAGGGCCAGCAGTTGCCTAATTCTCTAAGCAACCAAGTCCGCTCACCACAGCCCTCGCCAAGGCCCAATTCCCAGCCACCAAACTCTAGTCCATCACCCCGCTTGCAGCAGCACCACCCTTCACCCCATCACAACTCGTCCCAAACCCAGACAGGATCCCCTCACCCAGGTCATCTTCCTCAACATCATGGTGGCATGGTTGCTCCTCCACAGCAACAACCACAGGCATCCCAACAGCAGCAACAGGCTAATGCGATGGACCAGGGCCCATTTGGAGGAGACCAAAATGCCATGCTTTCACAGCTCGCTGGGATGGGAGCCTTGCATGGGCAAGGAACAAATGATATGTTGACAAATAACCAAGATATGAATCACTCGTTAGGTTTGATGTAA